In one window of Chryseobacterium phocaeense DNA:
- a CDS encoding M16 family metallopeptidase, with amino-acid sequence MIDQKHKETLHTDKNNYEYITVTNDENKVRIYTLKNGLKVFLAQNSDAPRIQTYIPVRTGSNNDPADNTGLAHYLEHMMFKGTSRIGTQNWAKEKELLDQISALYEDHKTEQDPEKKKEIYKKIDELSQEASQYAIANEYDKAISSLGANGTNAHTWFDETVYKNNIPNNELEKWLKIEKERFSEMVLRLFHTELESVYEEFNRAQDNDSRLVTYELMDALFPTHPNGQQTTIGKPEHLKNPSMKAIHKYFDEYYVPNNYAMVLVGDLDFEETIQLVDRYFGTIPYKELPKKTPVVEQPLTEIVKRTVKSPTTPRVQLAWRTDSYGTKEAMLADITANILSNRGEAGLLDLNINQTQRMLWAQAFSVGLKQYGYFSVVAVPKETQTLEEAEKMVLEQIELIKKGDFPDWMLPAIIKDFKIQRLKSLETADGLATNLYDTYIKGRSWEEELNELDEYQRFTKDDIIDFARSFFKDNYAVIYKEKGVNDQLVRVDNPGITPIKINRDAQSEFLKEIIAEKTEDIQPEFIDYKKEITTDTVKDKKLSFVRNKYNDIAQVHFIFPFGSDHDRDLGISTQLLQYLGTEDFSPEDLKKEFFKIGVTNDFKTTNDQLLISLSGLEENMEKGVALLQKWMYGVQPDDTIYRQFVETVVENREATKKDKNRIMTALTNYTKLGSFSRYTDIISKEELENSSAEVFTDRMKNLFKYPYEVFFYGKDPENFKQYIGNYIENESLQIPEPKYYPEPETNGHVYFTDYDMVQVEMSKVGKGHAVDTLNFGKINVFNEYFGRGLSSIVFQEIRESKSLAYSAYVSYAANSELGHPDYITTYIGTQPDKLQTAVSTMSELMNELPEVPIQFESAKNAALKQIASTRITRNNIFFNTLRLKKLGISHDFRKDIYGQIQNLTFEDLKDFYETEIKPIHFNTAIIGKKENLNMDAVNQMGTFKELTLKEIFGH; translated from the coding sequence ATGATTGACCAAAAGCATAAAGAGACGCTTCACACCGATAAAAACAACTACGAATATATAACCGTAACAAATGATGAAAATAAGGTAAGAATTTACACCCTGAAAAACGGCTTAAAGGTTTTTCTTGCACAGAATTCTGATGCCCCAAGAATCCAGACCTACATCCCTGTGAGGACCGGAAGCAACAACGATCCTGCAGATAATACGGGACTCGCACACTACCTGGAGCATATGATGTTTAAAGGAACTTCCAGAATCGGGACCCAGAACTGGGCAAAGGAAAAAGAACTCCTCGACCAAATTTCAGCACTGTATGAGGACCATAAAACCGAGCAGGATCCTGAAAAAAAGAAGGAAATCTATAAAAAAATAGATGAACTCTCTCAGGAAGCCAGCCAATATGCTATCGCCAATGAATATGATAAGGCGATTTCTTCACTTGGAGCCAACGGAACCAACGCCCATACCTGGTTTGATGAAACCGTCTATAAAAATAATATCCCGAATAATGAGCTTGAAAAATGGCTTAAAATAGAAAAAGAAAGGTTTTCGGAAATGGTTCTTCGTCTTTTCCACACCGAGCTAGAATCTGTTTATGAGGAGTTTAATAGAGCTCAGGATAATGATTCAAGGCTTGTAACCTATGAGCTGATGGATGCCCTTTTTCCTACGCACCCGAACGGCCAGCAGACTACCATCGGGAAACCGGAACATCTGAAAAACCCATCTATGAAGGCTATCCATAAGTATTTTGACGAATATTACGTTCCGAATAATTATGCGATGGTTCTGGTAGGTGATCTGGATTTTGAGGAAACGATACAGCTGGTTGACCGGTATTTCGGAACCATCCCGTATAAAGAGCTTCCGAAAAAGACACCTGTTGTGGAGCAGCCTTTGACGGAAATCGTAAAAAGAACAGTAAAAAGCCCGACCACTCCAAGGGTTCAGTTGGCATGGAGAACGGACAGCTATGGAACAAAGGAGGCTATGCTGGCGGATATCACTGCCAATATTCTCAGTAACAGAGGTGAAGCCGGGCTTCTTGACCTTAATATCAACCAGACCCAGAGAATGCTTTGGGCACAGGCTTTTTCAGTAGGCTTAAAACAATACGGCTATTTTTCTGTCGTAGCGGTTCCAAAGGAAACCCAAACCCTGGAAGAGGCTGAAAAAATGGTCCTTGAACAGATAGAACTGATCAAAAAAGGAGATTTTCCGGACTGGATGCTTCCTGCCATTATCAAGGATTTTAAGATCCAGCGTCTGAAAAGCCTAGAAACAGCAGATGGACTGGCTACCAATCTTTATGACACCTATATTAAAGGAAGATCATGGGAGGAAGAGCTTAATGAGCTTGATGAATACCAGCGTTTCACTAAAGATGATATTATAGATTTTGCCCGATCTTTTTTCAAAGACAATTATGCTGTTATTTATAAAGAAAAAGGGGTGAATGACCAACTGGTAAGGGTTGACAATCCAGGTATTACTCCCATCAAAATCAACCGTGACGCCCAGTCTGAATTTTTAAAAGAAATTATAGCAGAAAAAACGGAAGATATACAGCCAGAATTCATTGATTATAAAAAAGAAATCACCACAGACACCGTTAAAGATAAGAAGCTGAGTTTTGTTCGTAATAAATACAATGACATTGCGCAGGTTCATTTTATTTTCCCTTTTGGAAGTGATCATGACAGGGATCTCGGGATTTCCACCCAGCTGCTTCAGTACCTTGGAACGGAAGATTTTTCTCCGGAAGATTTAAAAAAGGAATTCTTTAAAATCGGGGTTACAAATGATTTTAAAACGACAAACGACCAGCTTCTGATTTCCCTGAGCGGTCTTGAAGAAAATATGGAAAAGGGGGTTGCCCTTTTGCAAAAGTGGATGTACGGTGTACAGCCTGACGATACTATTTACAGGCAGTTTGTGGAAACGGTTGTAGAAAACCGCGAGGCGACCAAAAAGGACAAAAACCGTATCATGACCGCCCTGACCAACTATACAAAGCTGGGCAGTTTCTCCCGCTACACGGATATTATTTCGAAAGAAGAACTTGAAAACAGCAGTGCAGAGGTATTTACGGACCGGATGAAAAACCTTTTCAAATATCCTTATGAAGTATTTTTCTACGGAAAAGATCCTGAAAATTTCAAACAGTATATTGGCAATTATATAGAAAATGAAAGCCTTCAGATTCCTGAGCCCAAATATTATCCTGAGCCCGAAACCAACGGCCATGTCTATTTTACAGATTATGATATGGTCCAGGTGGAAATGAGTAAAGTAGGAAAAGGACACGCTGTGGACACCTTAAACTTTGGAAAAATTAATGTTTTCAACGAATATTTCGGAAGAGGATTGTCTTCGATTGTGTTCCAGGAAATCCGCGAAAGCAAGAGTTTAGCGTATTCCGCCTATGTTTCCTATGCAGCCAATTCTGAACTGGGGCATCCCGATTATATTACCACTTACATCGGAACCCAGCCGGACAAGCTGCAAACTGCAGTGAGTACTATGAGCGAACTGATGAATGAACTTCCCGAAGTGCCTATCCAGTTTGAAAGCGCTAAAAATGCGGCCCTGAAACAGATCGCTTCTACAAGAATTACGAGGAATAATATATTCTTCAACACTTTACGACTGAAAAAACTCGGAATTTCTCATGATTTCAGAAAGGATATTTACGGACAGATTCAAAACCTGACCTTTGAAGACCTGAAAGATTTTTACGAGACTGAAATCAAGCCGATCCATTTCAATACAGCCATTATCGGTAAGAAAGAGAATCTGAACATGGATGCTGTGAATCAGATGGGAACTTTTAAAGAACTAACACTGAAAGAAATCTTCGGCCATTAA
- a CDS encoding sigma-54-dependent transcriptional regulator codes for MSGNILIIDDEIKLLKLLGMILSQENFNVKEASTARSAMTMLEQYEFDVVLSDVRLPDAYGVELVRSMKTKYPHLEIILMTAFGNITDAVQSMKNGAYDYLVKGDDNEKIIPLVYKALEKVKDNKSKIVQKAGISKGFEQIIGTSPLILQSKKLAEKVALTDAAVLLTGETGTGKEVFANAIHEGSERKKNNFVAINCSAFSKEILESELFGHKQGAFTGAVKDKKGLIEEANGGTLFLDEIGEMPVELQAKLLRVLETGEFIKMGETKVSRSDFRLIAATNRDLEDEIKQGHFREDLYFRLNVFEIHLPPLRERKEDLKLLAKNFIDMFSRKLHLPTLQVDPDYYKMLEKNDWKGNIRELRNAVERSLILMDDHILNAASLPHYSGKQVPENDSLSIRSLEKIHIQKVLQYTKGNKAEAARLLEIGIATLYRKLEEYGLR; via the coding sequence ATGTCCGGAAACATTCTGATCATTGATGATGAGATCAAACTCCTGAAATTACTGGGGATGATCCTTTCCCAAGAGAATTTTAACGTTAAAGAAGCTTCTACCGCACGCTCTGCAATGACGATGCTGGAGCAGTATGAATTTGATGTTGTACTCAGCGATGTCCGGCTTCCCGATGCCTATGGAGTAGAGCTGGTAAGATCAATGAAGACCAAATATCCGCATCTTGAAATTATCCTGATGACGGCTTTCGGGAATATTACCGATGCAGTTCAGTCCATGAAAAACGGAGCTTATGATTATCTGGTAAAAGGAGATGATAATGAGAAAATTATTCCGCTGGTGTATAAAGCTTTGGAAAAAGTAAAAGACAACAAATCCAAAATCGTTCAGAAAGCCGGCATATCAAAAGGATTTGAACAGATTATAGGTACTTCTCCATTAATCCTTCAGTCTAAAAAACTGGCTGAAAAAGTGGCCTTAACAGATGCCGCCGTACTGCTGACCGGGGAAACAGGAACCGGAAAAGAAGTTTTTGCCAATGCCATCCATGAAGGAAGTGAAAGAAAGAAAAATAATTTTGTAGCCATCAACTGTTCAGCTTTCAGTAAGGAAATTCTGGAGAGCGAGCTGTTCGGGCATAAGCAGGGAGCGTTCACAGGTGCTGTAAAAGACAAAAAAGGTTTAATAGAAGAAGCTAACGGAGGAACATTATTTCTGGATGAAATAGGAGAAATGCCGGTAGAATTGCAGGCAAAACTGCTCCGCGTGCTGGAAACGGGGGAATTTATAAAAATGGGTGAAACAAAAGTGTCCAGATCCGATTTCAGATTAATTGCGGCCACCAACCGTGATCTTGAGGACGAGATAAAACAGGGACATTTCCGTGAAGATCTTTATTTCCGTCTGAATGTTTTTGAAATTCACCTTCCGCCACTCCGTGAAAGAAAAGAAGACCTGAAATTACTGGCCAAAAACTTCATCGATATGTTTTCCCGCAAACTTCATCTGCCGACTTTGCAGGTAGATCCTGATTATTATAAAATGCTGGAAAAAAACGATTGGAAAGGAAATATCCGGGAACTTAGAAATGCCGTTGAAAGAAGTCTCATTTTAATGGATGATCATATTCTGAACGCCGCGAGTCTCCCGCATTATTCCGGAAAACAGGTTCCTGAAAATGATTCCTTAAGCATACGGTCCCTGGAGAAAATACACATCCAGAAAGTTCTTCAATACACCAAAGGCAACAAAGCCGAAGCGGCAAGGCTGCTGGAAATCGGGATTGCTACGCTGTACCGGAAGCTGGAAGAATATGGATTGAGGTAG
- a CDS encoding M15 family metallopeptidase, with protein sequence MKKLYFRLMGITCFLFLFASCISQKGRLQSGFVYAQEKIPGLALDLRYFGAHNFTGRPVKGYERPVLILSRKAVYALKKVQKDLRKKGLALKVFDAYRPQRAVSSFEVWARNANDTIAKAEFYPDVDKHDLFRLGYLAAKSGHTRGSTVDLTLIDIQTGEELDMGSPFDLFGEISHQDTGKINELQKKNRQILRQAMLDHHFKDYHEEWWHFTLIDEPFPDTYFDFPVN encoded by the coding sequence ATGAAAAAACTGTATTTCAGGTTAATGGGTATAACCTGCTTTTTATTTTTATTTGCATCTTGTATTTCGCAGAAAGGCAGGCTGCAAAGCGGTTTTGTGTATGCCCAGGAAAAAATTCCCGGTCTTGCTTTGGACCTCCGCTATTTTGGGGCGCATAATTTCACTGGCAGACCTGTCAAAGGATATGAGCGTCCTGTTCTGATCCTGAGCCGGAAAGCTGTCTATGCATTGAAAAAAGTACAGAAAGATTTGAGAAAGAAAGGCCTTGCATTGAAAGTATTTGATGCCTACAGGCCACAAAGAGCGGTCAGCTCATTTGAAGTCTGGGCCAGGAACGCCAATGATACTATTGCTAAAGCAGAATTTTATCCGGATGTAGATAAGCATGACCTGTTCAGATTAGGTTACCTGGCGGCTAAATCCGGCCATACCAGAGGGAGCACGGTAGATCTTACCCTGATTGATATACAGACCGGAGAGGAGCTCGACATGGGAAGCCCGTTTGATCTTTTCGGAGAAATATCTCATCAGGATACAGGTAAAATCAATGAATTACAGAAGAAAAACAGACAGATCCTGAGACAGGCCATGCTGGATCATCATTTTAAAGATTATCATGAAGAATGGTGGCATTTTACCCTCATTGATGAACCTTTTCCGGATACGTATTTTGATTTTCCGGTGAATTAA